The genomic stretch ATTGGGAGCTTTTATAATAGGGGTTATAGGATATCTATGTTTTAGAAATCCTAATATCATTTTATGTAGTGTCATTGGAGGTATTTCTGGTAATTTAGCAGATAGTTTCGTTGGGGCAGTATATGAAAGAAAAGGGATTCTAAATAATGAACATGTTAATTTAATAGCTACTATAGTGGGAGGTATCATAGGGATATTTGTAGCTATGATATTATAAATTAATGATATTATAAATTAATGATTTAATCAAACCCATAAATAACTAAATTTATTAATAGCCGAAAAATTTATATATAACTTCTGTAATTTAACTAATACTGCAAATGAGCCTCGGTGGCTCAGCCTGGTAGAGCGCCTGACTTGTAATCAGGTGGTCGGGGGTTCAAATCCCCCCCGGGGCTCCATTTTCTGTTAGTGGGCCTGTGGGGTAGCCTGGTCTATCCTTTGGGATTTGGGATCCTGAGACCCCAGTTCAAATCTGGGCAGGCCCACCACTAAACTATCAGTAATCTGCTTTCTTAGACTTTTGATGCAACTTATTCTAAAAGTTGCGTTTGGATCAGGACAAGCCCACCACTTTATGTCCGGCGGTAGTTCAGCCTGGTAGAACGGCGGACTGTAGATCCGCATGTCGCTGGTTCAAATCCGGCCCGCCGGACCATCTTCAATACCTTTGTAAGGTTCAACCAAAAAGTATATATAGGAGAAATACAATATGTTTGGAACGCACACGAGCTAAGGGCTAAAGAGGGCCCGTAGCTCAGTCTGGCAGAGCGCCTGGCTTTTAACCAGGTGGTCGAGGGTTCAAATCCCTTCGGGCCCGCCATTTCATTTGGTACGGCGGTCATAGCGGGGGGGATACACCCGAACCCATACCGAACTCGGAAGTTAAGCCCCCCAGCGATGCCCCGAGTACTGCCATCTGGCGGGAAAGGGGCGACGCCGCCGGCCTCTTTTTATTCATTATTTATTATTGAATGCTTTGTTAGGTTATCCTTGGCATTATTATGCCCTGGTGGTGTAGCCCGGCCTATCATACGGGACTGTCACTCCCGTGACTCGGGTTCAAATCCCGGCCAGGGCGCCATTTTTTATTTTAGACAAATTAATTGATAAATTTAAATATTCTTAATATTTTAATTAAATTTTAAAAGTTTTAAATGTGAGTAATATGGAAGAAGAATTTTATAAGATTATAAAAGGAGTAGGGATTATAAAAAATATTATCAAAATGATCTATTTATCGAATAAAAATAAGGATATATTTTCAAAGCCATCCAAAACTAAGCCAATTCAGTTAGTTGAGTGTATTGGTTGTGGACTCTGTGTAAGTAAATGTCCGACCAATGCTATAAAAATATTTGATTTTAGAGAGACAATATGCTCTGTTTGTGGAACTTGCTTAGAAATATGCCCCAATAACGCTATAATAAAAGATAGATTTACAATAGATGAAAGTAAATGTATGAAATGTGGAATATGTGTATTATTTTGTCCCATTCCAATAATCAAAAAAGACATTCCAAAACCAAAGACACCAGTAATTTTAAAAGATAGATGTAACAGTTGTGGTTTATGTGATTGTGAGGCAATAGATGTATTAAATAAAGAAATTGATCCAGAAAAATGCAAACTATGTTTAAAATGCATTGATAGATGTCCTTTACAGGCAATTTTAACGCCAGATGAGTATGTAAATTCTTTAGTTATAAAGGTAGATATTGACAGTTGTATATTCTGTAGAGAATGTGAAGAAGTCTGTCCAATTAGGGGAAATAATGAGCATAGAGAAGGCTAAAGAAGATTTTAGGTATTTAATAAATAGGGGATATAAAAAAGATGTTGCATTAAATTTTGTTGCTAATCATTACAAGTTGAGTAAAGAAGATAGACTTAGAATTATTAGAACTACTCACACGGATGAGGAGATTAAAATAACAAAAAGTAAATTAAAAAGATTATCTGATATAAAAGGGAAAACACTATATATTGATGGATTTAATGTCCTTATAGGTTTAGAGGCTTTAATTAAAGGAAATAAAGTTGTTTTGTGTGATGATAATATATATAGAGACTTTGAAAAAGTTTATGGTAAATATATAATAAATGAATACTCCATTAAAGCAATATCTTTATTATTAAAAATTCTTAAAGAGTATGATATAAAGCCAATAATTTATTTAGATGCCCAAGTGTCAAAAAGTGGGATGTTAGCAAAAAATATTAGAGAAAAAATGAAAGATTATAATATAGTTGGAGAAGTCCATTGTGTTAAAAACTGTGACTATATTCTTAAAAATAAAGAAATAGTGGCAACATCAGATAGTGTAATAATTAAAAGTAAGAATGTTAAATATATTGTTGATTTAGTAGCAGAGGCTATCGAATATTTAAAAAATCAGAAAAGGGGAGAAAATGAAAATTGGAATAATGAGTGATACTCACGACTATCTACCTAACATAAGAAAGGCAATAGAGATATTTAACAAGGAAAATGTTGAGACAGTAATACACTGTGGAGATTTTGTTAGTTTGTTTGTCATAAAGGAGTTTGAAAATTTAGATGCCAATATAATAGCAACATATGGAAATAACGATGGAGAGAGATGTAAATTAAAAGAATGGTTAAAAGAGATTAATGAAGATAATATTATTGATGATTTCGTATCAATTGAAATTGATGGGTTAAAATTTTTTATAACTCATGGACATCATAAATCTGTCTTAGATTTGGCTATAGACTCTGGTTTGTATGATGTTGTTATCTATGGGCATACCCACGAAAGAGTTTTTAAGGAGGTTAATAATGTTTTAGTTATAAATCCTGGAGAGTGCTGTGGATATTTAACAGATATCGCCAC from Methanocaldococcus lauensis encodes the following:
- a CDS encoding 4Fe-4S binding protein → MEEEFYKIIKGVGIIKNIIKMIYLSNKNKDIFSKPSKTKPIQLVECIGCGLCVSKCPTNAIKIFDFRETICSVCGTCLEICPNNAIIKDRFTIDESKCMKCGICVLFCPIPIIKKDIPKPKTPVILKDRCNSCGLCDCEAIDVLNKEIDPEKCKLCLKCIDRCPLQAILTPDEYVNSLVIKVDIDSCIFCRECEEVCPIRGNNEHREG
- a CDS encoding DUF434 domain-containing protein; this translates as MSIEKAKEDFRYLINRGYKKDVALNFVANHYKLSKEDRLRIIRTTHTDEEIKITKSKLKRLSDIKGKTLYIDGFNVLIGLEALIKGNKVVLCDDNIYRDFEKVYGKYIINEYSIKAISLLLKILKEYDIKPIIYLDAQVSKSGMLAKNIREKMKDYNIVGEVHCVKNCDYILKNKEIVATSDSVIIKSKNVKYIVDLVAEAIEYLKNQKRGENENWNNE
- a CDS encoding MJ0936 family phosphodiesterase, which produces MKIGIMSDTHDYLPNIRKAIEIFNKENVETVIHCGDFVSLFVIKEFENLDANIIATYGNNDGERCKLKEWLKEINEDNIIDDFVSIEIDGLKFFITHGHHKSVLDLAIDSGLYDVVIYGHTHERVFKEVNNVLVINPGECCGYLTDIATIGILDTEKKEYKEIIIE